The following proteins are encoded in a genomic region of Candidatus Methylospira mobilis:
- a CDS encoding recombinase family protein: MSTANALRLRWESLKASAVLTPTLAGYAETVHDLTARDVELKVLTGHCAAIDTTTAAGKLVFGIFAALAEFERELISERAVVGLASTRARGRKGGWPFKMTAAKLRLAMSSIG, translated from the coding sequence GTGAGCACAGCGAATGCCCTTCGACTACGCTGGGAAAGCCTTAAGGCAAGCGCCGTCCTTACTCCCACTCTTGCAGGGTACGCTGAGACCGTACATGACCTGACCGCGCGCGATGTCGAATTGAAGGTACTCACCGGCCACTGTGCAGCGATTGATACCACGACCGCCGCCGGAAAACTGGTCTTCGGTATTTTCGCGGCGCTGGCGGAGTTCGAACGTGAACTCATTTCTGAGCGTGCCGTGGTTGGATTGGCTTCGACCCGCGCGCGAGGACGGAAAGGTGGGTGGCCATTCAAAATGACTGCGGCAAAACTGCGTCTTGCAATGTCGTCGATAGGGTAG